A genomic window from Flintibacter sp. KGMB00164 includes:
- a CDS encoding branched-chain amino acid transport system II carrier protein codes for MKQGRTKDTLVLGFAMFAIFFGAGNLIFPPSIGINTGADVIPGILGMTLTGILFPMLAMYAVVNMGSDFVDLSRHINSWWHQMFRIIGLLIVLFGTIPRCGAVACETGMRGIFPNVPGWVNVAFLFVFFSLAYFFASNRSKVIDMIGAYATPILLVALLIIVVMVFAMPIGSPTGGTVDNAFTYATLTAYNTGDIPTGLICAGIFLGSIKAKGYTEYKDQKNILVRAIGVAFIILVVVYGGLCWLGACGTPYFAADMDSTALLNGLVQKLAGYGGIVVLAVAVIFACFTTAAGMIATASDWVLEWTRGKIPYRIIALVITAIIFLMSATGVSNVLAFSGPLFTLIFPMSVVMTVLGVCKRLVPNDGAWKGAVYVATLISAYDAFVVARANGLHSISTDGLDKLMSYIPLSSLGFDWLIPSVIGFVVGTVIYAAVKGKAAVAES; via the coding sequence ATGAAACAGGGACGGACGAAGGATACCCTGGTATTGGGATTTGCCATGTTTGCCATCTTCTTTGGCGCAGGCAACCTGATTTTCCCTCCCTCCATTGGCATCAATACCGGCGCGGATGTGATTCCCGGTATTCTGGGCATGACACTTACCGGCATTCTGTTTCCGATGCTGGCTATGTACGCCGTAGTCAATATGGGCAGCGATTTTGTGGATCTCTCCCGGCACATCAACTCCTGGTGGCATCAGATGTTCCGGATCATTGGTCTGCTGATTGTACTCTTTGGTACGATCCCCCGCTGCGGAGCGGTGGCCTGTGAAACGGGTATGCGGGGTATTTTCCCCAATGTACCCGGCTGGGTCAATGTAGCCTTCCTGTTCGTTTTCTTTTCCCTTGCTTATTTCTTTGCCAGCAATCGCTCCAAGGTTATCGACATGATCGGTGCCTACGCTACCCCGATCCTGCTGGTGGCGCTCCTTATCATTGTGGTGATGGTTTTTGCCATGCCCATCGGTTCTCCTACCGGTGGCACGGTGGACAATGCCTTTACCTATGCTACCCTTACCGCATACAATACCGGCGATATCCCCACCGGCCTTATCTGCGCAGGTATCTTTTTGGGCAGCATCAAGGCCAAGGGGTATACCGAATATAAGGATCAGAAAAATATTCTGGTGCGGGCCATCGGAGTGGCCTTCATCATTCTGGTTGTGGTCTACGGCGGACTGTGCTGGCTGGGTGCCTGCGGTACCCCCTACTTCGCCGCTGATATGGATTCCACCGCCCTGCTCAACGGTCTGGTGCAGAAGCTGGCTGGCTACGGCGGTATCGTAGTGCTGGCGGTGGCCGTAATCTTCGCCTGCTTCACCACTGCCGCAGGCATGATTGCAACTGCCTCCGACTGGGTGTTGGAATGGACCCGGGGCAAGATCCCTTACCGTATCATTGCTCTGGTAATTACCGCCATCATCTTCCTCATGTCCGCTACCGGCGTTAGCAACGTACTGGCCTTCTCCGGGCCACTGTTTACGCTCATCTTCCCCATGTCCGTAGTCATGACAGTGCTGGGCGTGTGCAAGCGCCTGGTACCCAACGACGGAGCCTGGAAGGGTGCGGTATATGTGGCTACTTTGATCAGCGCCTATGACGCCTTTGTGGTAGCGCGGGCAAACGGACTTCACTCCATTTCTACCGATGGATTGGATAAGCTGATGTCCTATATTCCTCTGAGCAGCCTGGGTTTTGACTGGCTGATTCCCTCCGTGATCGGATTTGTCGTGGGTACGGTGATCTACGCCGCCGTTAAGGGCAAGGCAGCTGTAGCGGAATCGTAA
- a CDS encoding amidohydrolase, protein MHANGNFAYINGKIYTCDDENRYAQAMTVQDGVITWVGAQEDLPAGDWTVVDLGGKRVIPGFVDAHMHPVMLADFSKKISSLPPKVHSIEELKEEIRKVRESQGPDKWIEGWGYDEGKLAEGRSPTRWDLDEGCSDAPVSIIRTCGHIRCVNSKALEMAGITKDTPDPQGGQIDRDENGEPTGVLRENARNLVTPLIPETTDEQKVDLVVDLGELLLSQGVTSICDMGNLDPSDNYDIYTKAVEKGFRQKVGIYYMWDFYAGDDSFRFPEARKNRDQQIFTAGLKLIGDGSVSGRTAWMNEPYLGSEDEVGFPVCSDELMESAIQFCKENHCQLSMHAMGGHAIDRIVDRVYGEEKWTDGDVPHLRIEHVTEPSQRAISRCAEKGIGVATQPIFLYAEIESYRANLSQERLEASYPVKTMLEKGVPLCFSTDAPATSWAVPSDPFPCLKGGVTRKAWDGFDCGQGEKVDIETAIALYTREAARVAGIPKVGQLKVGFHADFAVLSEDLLEVDSDRIDQVYVLQTYSNGEKVYDKEEAK, encoded by the coding sequence ATGCACGCAAATGGGAATTTCGCCTATATCAATGGAAAGATCTATACCTGTGACGACGAGAACCGTTATGCCCAGGCTATGACGGTCCAGGATGGTGTGATCACCTGGGTCGGAGCGCAGGAAGATCTGCCCGCCGGAGATTGGACCGTTGTGGATCTGGGTGGGAAACGTGTGATTCCCGGTTTTGTGGATGCACACATGCACCCGGTTATGCTGGCTGATTTCAGCAAGAAGATCTCCAGCCTGCCCCCCAAGGTACATTCCATTGAGGAACTTAAGGAAGAGATCCGCAAGGTGCGGGAGAGCCAGGGACCGGACAAGTGGATCGAAGGCTGGGGCTATGACGAGGGCAAGCTGGCCGAGGGCCGCTCTCCCACCCGCTGGGATCTGGATGAGGGGTGCAGCGATGCTCCCGTGTCTATCATCCGCACCTGCGGCCACATCCGCTGCGTCAACAGCAAGGCGCTGGAGATGGCGGGCATCACCAAGGACACTCCCGATCCTCAGGGTGGTCAGATCGACCGGGATGAGAACGGAGAGCCCACCGGCGTGCTGCGGGAGAACGCCCGCAACCTGGTGACCCCCCTGATTCCTGAAACCACCGACGAGCAGAAGGTGGACCTGGTGGTGGATCTGGGCGAGCTGCTGCTGTCTCAGGGCGTCACCTCCATTTGCGACATGGGCAACCTGGACCCCAGCGATAACTATGATATCTACACCAAGGCGGTGGAAAAAGGATTCCGCCAGAAGGTTGGCATCTATTACATGTGGGACTTCTATGCCGGAGATGACAGCTTCCGGTTCCCCGAAGCGCGGAAGAACCGCGACCAGCAGATTTTCACCGCCGGCCTCAAGCTTATCGGCGACGGCAGCGTCTCGGGCCGCACCGCCTGGATGAATGAGCCCTACCTGGGCTCTGAGGACGAGGTAGGCTTCCCTGTCTGCTCTGACGAGCTGATGGAGAGCGCCATCCAGTTCTGTAAGGAGAACCATTGCCAGCTGTCCATGCACGCCATGGGCGGACACGCCATCGACCGGATTGTGGACCGGGTGTACGGCGAGGAAAAGTGGACCGACGGCGATGTGCCCCACCTGCGTATCGAGCACGTCACCGAGCCCTCTCAGCGGGCCATCAGCCGCTGCGCGGAGAAGGGTATCGGCGTGGCTACCCAGCCGATTTTCCTCTACGCCGAGATCGAAAGCTACCGGGCCAACCTCAGCCAGGAGCGCCTGGAGGCCTCCTACCCGGTAAAGACCATGCTGGAGAAGGGCGTGCCCCTGTGCTTCTCCACTGACGCCCCCGCCACCTCCTGGGCGGTGCCCTCCGATCCCTTCCCCTGTCTGAAGGGCGGCGTGACCCGCAAGGCCTGGGACGGCTTTGACTGCGGCCAGGGAGAGAAGGTGGATATCGAGACCGCCATCGCCCTGTACACCCGGGAGGCCGCCCGTGTGGCGGGCATCCCCAAGGTGGGCCAGCTGAAGGTAGGCTTCCATGCCGACTTTGCGGTGCTCAGTGAGGACCTGCTGGAGGTGGACAGCGACCGCATCGACCAGGTCTATGTGCTCCAGACCTACTCCAACGGCGAGAAGGTGTACGATAAGGAGGAGGCAAAATGA
- a CDS encoding sigma 54-interacting transcriptional regulator, whose amino-acid sequence MNEYLRQITRLLKINGDSMEGMMVVNRDGIIEYYKASSALEKLPDDFGRQVRGKHLLEVYPDLSEETSTVIRTLRTGTITVGEKQVLTSGNFKLTMTTTTYPIMGEDGSIQGAVDIAQLLDISERGTSRPVQYGQSALDDIVTQNAAMEQLKRVVKEVAKNDSATLIYGETGTGKELFAQALHLLSARKDKPFIAQNCAAIPVNLLESMFFGTERGGFTGAESKKGLFELADGGTLFLDEINSMDTAMQAKLLKVLEEQKVRRIGGKEDIHFHVRIVCASNEVPERLIEEGRLRSDFYYRVGVVRLWLPPLRERQEDILLLTQHYIDQFNKKMGRHIRGLSQMTQDLFLRWSWPGNIRELKNTIEGAFNIETSDLITLDSVQNLLAKMEQDHRPVPEEVPVRSRVEEPGSLSQIREQLSRGKVDLGQLLSQYEAAIISEALRQTNRLNAAADKLSISPQKLQYRMEKLKLK is encoded by the coding sequence ATGAATGAATATCTGCGTCAGATCACCCGGCTGCTGAAAATCAACGGCGATTCCATGGAAGGCATGATGGTGGTAAACCGGGATGGGATTATTGAATATTACAAAGCCAGCAGTGCCCTGGAAAAACTGCCGGATGATTTCGGACGGCAGGTGCGTGGAAAACATTTGCTGGAAGTCTATCCGGATCTGAGCGAGGAGACCAGCACAGTGATCCGGACGCTGCGTACCGGGACCATCACGGTGGGGGAGAAGCAGGTGCTGACCTCGGGAAATTTCAAGCTCACCATGACCACAACAACCTATCCCATCATGGGAGAGGACGGATCAATTCAGGGTGCGGTGGATATTGCTCAGCTGCTGGATATTTCAGAGCGGGGAACCAGCCGCCCGGTGCAGTATGGCCAGTCTGCGCTGGATGATATCGTGACGCAGAATGCAGCTATGGAACAGCTCAAGCGCGTGGTAAAAGAAGTGGCAAAGAACGATTCTGCCACCCTGATCTATGGGGAGACCGGAACGGGAAAGGAACTGTTTGCCCAGGCTCTGCACCTTCTCAGCGCCCGGAAAGACAAACCTTTTATTGCCCAAAACTGCGCGGCAATCCCGGTCAATCTGCTGGAGAGTATGTTTTTCGGCACGGAACGGGGCGGCTTCACCGGTGCGGAATCCAAAAAAGGATTGTTTGAGCTGGCCGATGGCGGAACGCTGTTTCTGGACGAGATCAACTCCATGGATACCGCCATGCAGGCCAAGCTGCTGAAGGTACTGGAAGAACAGAAGGTGCGGCGGATCGGCGGCAAGGAGGATATTCATTTTCATGTGCGGATCGTATGTGCTTCCAATGAGGTTCCCGAGCGTCTGATTGAGGAAGGGCGGCTGCGCTCTGACTTTTATTACCGGGTGGGCGTGGTCCGGCTGTGGCTGCCTCCCCTGCGGGAGCGGCAGGAAGATATCCTTCTGCTTACCCAGCACTACATAGATCAGTTCAATAAGAAAATGGGACGGCATATTCGGGGACTGAGCCAGATGACGCAGGATCTGTTTTTACGCTGGTCCTGGCCCGGGAACATCCGGGAGCTGAAAAATACCATTGAAGGGGCATTCAATATCGAGACCAGCGATTTGATCACCCTGGACTCGGTACAAAATCTTCTTGCCAAGATGGAGCAGGATCACAGGCCGGTGCCGGAAGAGGTTCCGGTGCGCAGCCGGGTGGAGGAGCCTGGATCGCTGAGCCAGATCCGGGAACAGCTGAGCCGGGGCAAGGTGGACCTGGGACAGCTGCTGTCCCAGTATGAGGCGGCTATCATCTCGGAGGCGCTGCGTCAAACCAACCGTCTGAACGCGGCGGCAGACAAGCTGTCCATCTCGCCCCAGAAGCTGCAGTACCGCATGGAGAAGCTGAAACTAAAGTAA
- a CDS encoding Hsp20/alpha crystallin family protein yields MLPSLFGESLFDRFFDDSLEKEFFGTHNPLYGKHAKNLMKTDVKDVNDHYEVAVDLPGFQKDEVNVELENGYLTISAAKGLDKDQKDDEGHYIRQERYSGSCSRSFYVGDIQPEDIHAKYEDGILKLTLPKADQKAIEHQNRIAIQ; encoded by the coding sequence ATGTTGCCCAGCCTGTTTGGTGAAAGTTTGTTTGATCGTTTCTTTGATGATTCTCTGGAAAAGGAGTTCTTCGGAACCCATAATCCCCTGTATGGTAAGCATGCCAAGAACCTGATGAAAACCGATGTAAAGGACGTAAACGACCACTATGAAGTGGCTGTTGACCTGCCTGGTTTCCAGAAGGATGAGGTCAATGTGGAACTGGAGAACGGCTACCTGACCATCAGCGCCGCCAAGGGCCTGGATAAGGACCAGAAGGACGACGAGGGCCACTATATCCGCCAGGAGCGTTATAGCGGTTCCTGCAGCCGCAGCTTCTATGTGGGCGACATCCAGCCTGAGGATATCCACGCCAAGTATGAGGACGGCATTCTGAAGCTGACACTGCCCAAGGCCGATCAAAAGGCAATTGAGCATCAGAACCGCATCGCCATTCAGTAA
- a CDS encoding DUF523 domain-containing protein: MKILVSACLLGCPCRYDGQGKKHPEVEALRMRGHELIPVCPEVQGGLPTPRPPAERQRDGRVVNREGTDVTESYQAGAKLALKTALEQGCELAVLKERSPSCGSGEIYDGTFSRRLIPGDGVTAQQLRQAGIKVLGESQAETIQ, from the coding sequence ATGAAAATTTTAGTCAGTGCCTGTCTGTTGGGGTGTCCCTGCCGATATGACGGGCAAGGGAAAAAGCATCCGGAGGTGGAGGCCCTGCGGATGCGGGGACATGAATTGATCCCTGTATGCCCGGAGGTGCAGGGTGGCCTGCCAACCCCGCGTCCTCCCGCCGAACGGCAGCGTGACGGCCGGGTCGTGAACCGGGAGGGCACGGATGTGACCGAATCATACCAGGCAGGAGCAAAGCTGGCTTTAAAGACGGCTCTGGAACAGGGGTGTGAGCTGGCGGTTCTCAAAGAGCGCTCCCCCTCCTGCGGCAGCGGAGAGATCTACGACGGGACCTTTTCCCGGCGCTTGATACCGGGAGATGGAGTGACAGCCCAGCAACTGCGGCAGGCGGGAATCAAGGTCCTGGGAGAATCTCAGGCAGAAACAATTCAATAA
- a CDS encoding IreB family regulatory phosphoprotein, with the protein MDEMDFTRKFRLGDQRDLEIKAILATVYQALQEKGYNPVNQIVGYILSEDPTYITNHNNARALIRKIDRDELLQTLVKYYLTH; encoded by the coding sequence ATGGACGAGATGGATTTCACCCGAAAATTCCGTCTGGGCGACCAGCGCGATCTGGAGATCAAGGCGATCCTGGCTACGGTGTATCAGGCGCTGCAGGAAAAGGGATATAACCCGGTAAACCAGATTGTGGGCTACATTCTCTCCGAGGACCCCACCTACATCACAAACCATAACAATGCCCGGGCACTGATCCGGAAGATAGACCGGGATGAGCTGCTCCAGACCCTGGTCAAGTATTATCTCACTCACTAA